The genome window GCGAATTTTCTTGTGATGTAAAGCTATTTTCACTAAACTAGAGTTAGAGGGGGGATTTATCGATGGGAAAAAAGGAATTACAAGCAAAGCTTGATGAATTAAAATCAGATTACGTTCGCATTCAGAGTGATATGGATAAATTAGAATATGTGCGTGGGAGAGTTTCCTCCGCTGAACAGCAATTAATTCGCTTAGAACAGGAAATAGCGGAAGTGAACCGGCAATTAGAGGAAAAGGAGTGACGCTAATACTAGCGCCACTCCTTCTTTATTTACAGTCGTTTTCTGCTCTGTTAAGTGATGAATAATAATCACAGTTATTAAATATGCTTTATTGAATTAATTTTGATTAATATCACGAATACTTTCTATTTTTGCTTGAATCTTTTCTTTTTCCTTTGTCGGTGGCGTCAGGCTGATAATCTTATCCCCCGTTGACGGCACCGTACGCATTTCCTCTGAATAAAATTTCAGTTGACCAGACGGTTTAATTAAATAAAGGAAAACAGTCGAGTCATCTTTTTCAGCTACATATTGTTCATAACTAAATTGCTCTGTAAGCGTAGTTTGCCTAAATACATAGCCATCGTCAAGTTTTTCCAGCAAATCATCTAAATTAAATTTCTTATCAAACAGAATTCTTCCACCGACTTTAGATACAACTCCACTTGAGTATCCATTACCATATTCTGTATATGGACTGATTTTAAAGACATTCGTCCGACCATACTCTGGTACGAAGGTTGTACAAACCAATGAGTTATAAGCAGAATCATCTGTAATCGTTAGTATATAATCATATGGAATCGTATCTAAAATATGTTCCGTTTGTTCCGATAGCATATCACCATAATAGAAGGAAACACCCTCTTTACGTGCGAGACTTAGACTTTCCCAATTGGAATCAACGATAATAACGGGGATGTCTGCCTTCATTAATGACTTTGACAATTCAACGGTAAATTTATTACTGCCAATTAACAACGCTCCAGGATGCCCTTGTGAAGACAAACCAAGCTTTTTCGCTAGCCAGCCAATAGAAAAACCATGAGCAACAACCGTAAAGATGACGAGTGCAAAGGTTAAAGCGGTTAGAATCTCTGCATCCTGATATCCAGCATTAAGCAAAATCGTCGCAAAATAGCTGGATACCGTTAAGGCGACAATCCCTCTCGGGGCAATCCAGCCAACTAACGTTTTCTCATTTAGAGATAATCCGGTCCCAATGGTCGATAAGAATATCGATAATGGGCGAACAACAATCATCATTAACACAACATAGCCGATAATATTTGGGCTAAATATTTGTAACAATGTTTCTCTCTCAAGCGAGGCTGTCAACATGATAAAGATAGTGGAAGTAAGCAATACAGTAATATTTTCTTTGAAATGACGCATATCAGAAATGGAGCTAATTCCCATATTTGCAAGTGTAATACCCATCGCTGTTACAGAAAGAAGTCCTGTTTCATGCATGACAATATCTGCTATCGTAAAGCAGAAGATAACAACAACTACGACAACGGGAGATTTTAGAAACTCTGGAACATGTCCCTCTTCGAACATCCAACCTAGTCCTCTACCAAAGGCCCAACCTAATACTACTGCAAAAACAGAAGCCGCAAAGAACAATAGGAGATGTGTTATATCTGGAATAACTCCAGTTAAAAATTCAATAACCTTAAAAGCAAAGACAGCAAGTAATGCACCAAATGGGTCAACAATGATCCCTTCCCACTTAAGGATTTTCGCTGGTCTTGGATTTAACTTTGCTTGGCGAAGTAACGGCATAATAACGGTAGGACCCGTCACGATAAACAATCCACCGATAACAAAGGATACAGCCCATGATAATCCTGCAATATAATGAGCGGTTAATGAACCTAGAATCCACGCAATAAACGCACCGAGTGTCGAAATTCTAAAAATCGGTTTACTAATATCACGGAGCTCT of Oceanobacillus zhaokaii contains these proteins:
- a CDS encoding SE1832 family protein; the encoded protein is MGKKELQAKLDELKSDYVRIQSDMDKLEYVRGRVSSAEQQLIRLEQEIAEVNRQLEEKE
- a CDS encoding cation:proton antiporter; its protein translation is MFPLELFEIMLIGVLGIGSQWIAWRYRLPAIVVMSITGLLVGPIFGIINPEEGFGDLYSPIISVAVAIILFEGSLNLNFKELRDISKPIFRISTLGAFIAWILGSLTAHYIAGLSWAVSFVIGGLFIVTGPTVIMPLLRQAKLNPRPAKILKWEGIIVDPFGALLAVFAFKVIEFLTGVIPDITHLLLFFAASVFAVVLGWAFGRGLGWMFEEGHVPEFLKSPVVVVVVIFCFTIADIVMHETGLLSVTAMGITLANMGISSISDMRHFKENITVLLTSTIFIMLTASLERETLLQIFSPNIIGYVVLMMIVVRPLSIFLSTIGTGLSLNEKTLVGWIAPRGIVALTVSSYFATILLNAGYQDAEILTALTFALVIFTVVAHGFSIGWLAKKLGLSSQGHPGALLIGSNKFTVELSKSLMKADIPVIIVDSNWESLSLARKEGVSFYYGDMLSEQTEHILDTIPYDYILTITDDSAYNSLVCTTFVPEYGRTNVFKISPYTEYGNGYSSGVVSKVGGRILFDKKFNLDDLLEKLDDGYVFRQTTLTEQFSYEQYVAEKDDSTVFLYLIKPSGQLKFYSEEMRTVPSTGDKIISLTPPTKEKEKIQAKIESIRDINQN